cagacacgcttaaataccaagtctttccttagccagaacCTCCCTAAACAGCACTTTCACAGTATCACCTTTCCCCTAACAATACCAAGGATAATTCTTTTCTGATGTGGAAGATCAGACAAAACTGCAACCACAGAGcatactaagaaaaattatcctaCCGAACCTCCGAACCGTGGCTCTTGATAccagttgttgggaaaaatagcataagttaaaaagaattaagacacaatcacaacacaagaatataacgtggaaactccaaaaccggagaaaaaaccacggccgctgcctaaaccggcaaccagagaattaatactatgtgaaaattgttacaacacatagacttctctcactcacaccccagacaccccagtacaaccacactcttacaaagcaaatatttaaactaagtcagatacaagcttaaagtgctattgctgactggtgcatttgaaaacaaaggaccaaaacccaatatatagccttggccttctccttattctctcacactaaaggatgtgagacttgcaatcaaccccaacagaACGTTCATTATTGTTTGGTTTCTAACTTTTGATTATGACTATCTGCTATTAAGAAGATTTtgtatatcaattaattatttgagtgaaaagtttttttaaattagattttgtggtttttattttttttactttgagataaatttttcaatgttaaaaattattatgtgtctaatatttaattttctgttaattattattgttttgtagaattgtatattttattttgtcattatCTATACAAGTGATGaaaaatttgtttgacaacTGTGAAGTCTTTCTTGTGATATTAACCAATTCAcctctaaataaaaaaattgaaaatgtcaacTATATAAGAGAGTATGTTAAATGTAGAAGCTTGAAGAAATGAGCGTGATTTGATTGAGTTTTTCTCAAAGTTAGAACACTAGTTACATAGTTACGGaagagaagtcaatctagacaCTCTCATATGTGTGACAATTCAAAAAGTCGTAACAAGTTAAGAAGTAAGCTGATTACTAGAAAAGAAGTTATGTGTGTTAGACcctcatttttctttattattagtaatgtgtgaaatatatttttaattttagttttttatttatttctaatgtagttgttattattattattattattattattattattattattattattattattattattatattttaattcaattattatttttgaaaagtatatatgtgtattttgctaagtatttggaaaaaaatgcttataataataacaataataatagaaggaaaaaaaaaagcatgaaTTAGGAAACAacgttaaaaacaaaattatattaatttggaGAGTAAATATTTAGGGTCTACACGAGTTTAGGTTGAAAACAATACGTTCCCCAACTCTAGtgatagaaagaaaaagaaaaaaaaaatgacgtCTCTCATTCTCAATCTGAATACTCATATACAACttttgagaaagaaagaaaaataaaatgtttgtgagagaaagaaaagaaattcaATAAAACGTCTAAAGGAGTTAGTGATTCATCCCCTCAAGTAAGAACTATTTAATTACGATCATATTAACTTTCTCtaaccattttttattattagtagAACAAAATCCCTTCTTGATcttctgaaaaaaaaattgatttttatggtaaagttgttattgttgttaccggtcaaaaaattgattttaataaatgacTTTATGTTGatggataattttgaaaatggtgttagatattattattattattattattattatttataaaagttttatttaaaaatattgttgttattattattattattattattattattattattattattattattattattattattattattattattattattatgttgttgttgttttgtaaaaaaaatcctttttagttttaaaagtaaaattgtgatatgcaatttatttttttagaagtggtcttgattttcttataatattgatataaaaatctattttgattagagaaaatatttatctatgtcaaaaattaattttcatccaGTAAAAGTCGTTATAAAGATGGCGTGGTATGCGACAACGTGAAACAAGATCTCAACGAGATCTAGGCGAGATCCTGTTATTCTGGCGTAATTAATCCCAACGTTTTCCAGCGAGATCCTgctattatttattcattctttttttttattgtttctacTTTCACGTAAGAAGAAGAAGTAGAATATGCTAATAAAGATGATACTTATCTTTGATTCTTATGCTAGAACAtgcatttgaattttaatatttagttattttattactatGTGTTAAAGACTTCAATATGCATTATCTTTATTTCATTGACTCTTGTTGGTATTTCAATGTATATTTTGGCTAAGAGTAAGACTTGTAGATTCTTATTACTAATTATGAATATTTCAGAGTTTGagtcatttgttaattttgcattaaatataggtttataaaatattattcatgtaagtattttaaaaaagtagCAATTATCTCGCCTATCCTAAAACGCGATATCCCGCTATCCCACGTTTATGGTTGGTCGCGACGCATCGCTATCTGAGATTAACTACCTAGATATGAATTACATGTCTATGAATAATATTATGAGATTAagtaatttgtgtatttttattGGTAACAGgtggttattcaaggtgatGACTTTGTGTCTAAACCAGGTTGGTTTAGGACAAAGTTGAATCGTTTTGGACGCTCTGGTTGAGTGATCTATTTTGTTACTAACTAAGGTGATGACATTCATGCATGCATTGTTGGTCTGAACCTAGTCACGTGTACGTGATGACAGTTCATTGCAAATGCAACGTGATTCAGAAAAATACTCAATGGTGGGGTACTGAACATGAAACTCTGAAGAGCATTTGTCTAATGGTGGGACAAGTCCAATGATGATTTTGGCACGATACAAATGGGAGATGACtaagtatataaaattattggTATGAGAGATATTCAGGTTGAAACATATATTGGATGTAGGCTACAATAAAAGAATGTGAAACATGTTTTTGATATTCGTCTCAACTTGATTTCGGTGAAAACATTGTATATTGAAGGctatcacacttactttggtggtatatgtaaaatcaccaaacaATCTCAAGTGGTAGCAAAAGAGCAAAGTTCTACTTgtctctataggatgcctagAAGCTATGCAAGAAAGAAGTGGATGCAATTGAAGATACCTCTTATGATTTATGACATATGTGACTTGGTCAATTGAGtgagaaataaattaacatGCTTGCAAAGAAAAGTTTTCTTTGTGAAAGGTACATCTTTAAATACTTGCACTCATTATTTTGTTGGAAAATAACTTaaagtttcttttcataatattgATCTTCATAGGAGGGAAAATATTATCGGTTTAGTTCATagtgatgtttgtatgatggatagtaaatctatTGATGGtgtatcatattttgttacttttattgacaaCCACTCTAAAAAAAATGTAGATTTTTCCTTTGAATTCTAAGACAAAGTACTAGGAGTCTTCAACcactttcatgcaagtgttgaaagagaaaagtgaAGACAATTGAAATGTGTTCAATCAGATAACAATGGTGAATATAGAGGTCCGTTCGAAGAGTATTGTAAAGAACACATAATCATGTTTTATAAGACAGTTCCAAAAACACCTTtacataatggtgttgcagagagaatgaatcatACGGTTAATGACATAATCAAACGTATGTTCTCTCATGCtaaattatcgaaatccttttggggtgaaaCAATGAAAAATGGAATGGATTTTATCAATCTTTTTCCTTCTATTCCATTttatggtgatgttccaaatagagtgtggataGAGGAAGATGTCTCTTATCGTTATTTTAGAGTGTGGATGGAGGAAGATGTCTCTAATCGTCATTTAAGAGTGTTTGactacaaatattttcttcatgtTCTAGGAGATGAGAAGTCCAaatttgatagtaaatccaTACAGTGTGTGTTTGTCGGTTATGATGATGAataatttggttatagattgtgcgATCTAGTTGATAAGAAAATTATCAAAAGCTAATATGTGATATTTTGCGAAGACCAGACTATttaagattttgataaagttgataAACATAAACCAAATTCCAATAGTTACATTGATGTTTTGTCTAAGCCTCATACTAAAATTTTTATTGATGAGGGAGATATACAagtagatgatgagaatgtaactaAAGACCATGTATTTCACCATGATGAGCCAGATAAGTAGGTTCTACCTAAGCCATCAGTTGAGTCTGAATTGAGAAGGTTTATTAGAGGACATCAACCCTCTCAACaatatcctccacatgagtatgtcaTTATAACTGATAGTGGAGAGTCAGAGTACTATGAAGAGGCTTTAAGgtcatgcaagaagagatgaactCCTTGCACGAGAATAACACATTTGAGTTAGTAAAATTTCCTAAAGGAAGAAAAACACTTAAGAACTAATGAGCATACAAGATAAAGGaagaagagaatagttctcaaccaagataaaAACAAGATTgattgtgaaaggttttaattagagaaaatgtattgacttagaataattttttttatcacttatggtgaagatgtcctcaaTTTGAGTTATGTTTGGGTTAACaactagtttgaacctagagtTGAACAAGTTGATGTGAAGACAACATTTCTTCATGGCGATTTGGAAGAAGAGATATATATGGAATAATCTGAGAGattcgaagtcaaaggtaaagagcaacTTGTGTGCAAATTGAAGAAAAGTTTGTATTGGCTCAAGTAAGCACCGAGACAATAGTGTAAGAAATTCGATtatttcatggagaaacatgagTATCGTAAAATTATCTGATGTTGATTATATCATTTtcttgttatatgtggatgacatgttgattgttgatCATGACaataagaagattcaatctataaagaaaaatttgagaAAGTTTTTTGCAATGAAAGATTTGGATCCTACAAATCGAATATTGGGCATGAGAATTTCTCGTGATAGAAAGAAtgataaattgtggttgtctcaacaattatattgaaaatgtgTTAGAGATGTTCAACATGAGCAATTGTAAACTTTCTAGTACTCCATTGGCTAGTTATTTCAAATTGAACTCTATCATACGAATCATCCatgtaaaattttacacaaatataaaatcatttgataGATTATTGAGAATCATCAAAAGTAACGACGTTTAATAAAAACACATAAAACgttaattttgatataactGCATAACATatcaaacaattttaaaattttgaaaattttatataaataatttatataatataaattttcaatataacTGTAGATTTCGTAAATTTGCATTATTTAAACCACTATCGAGCGGTATAACGTGTAACTTACAACAATGTAATACTGTTCAATAACGTTTTAGTCGACacacattttataaatttgattattaaattaaaaattatatttttacataaatataaactGTTTAATATGTTACTgatttatgtcaaaattaatttctttcaaGCATTATAACATTAATATTGAAGTCACTatagtaaagataaaatatattttccttaGAAGGATTTTTTTGGATATTTGCGATCCAGCAAGTATGTAGGGAAGGAGAGGTtaggaagagagagagagagaacagTTTGGATGAATTAGGATCGCTAATTCTCAATTCATAACTGCCAAAACTGATGTCGacacatttttttgttttgttttgacaTTTTATGTCGACCACGCAAAAAGCAGTAACATAATTATTATAGGTACTAAGATTCTGTTAGTAGGGTCCATTTTTCTGTTTTGTAGTGTTCTGTGGTTCTCAGTTTTCAGCACACGTTTGTTgtgatttctatttattttatttttttgttgcgaattgtgtttttctattttaactCCGAAAGAAGTTCCATAAACTTCATATTCGTATCCGTGTGataatttattcaatttgtGTGTTGGATTCGATGGATAATAATATTCTTGGTCTTCTCAAACTTCGTATTAAAAGAGGTATTGATCTTGCAATTCGTGATACCAATTCTAGTGATCCTTATGTTGTTGTCAACATGGGTGAACAGGTTCGAACCTTGCTATCCTTTTTGTTTAAGCTGTTTTTATGAATTAGATTGATTTTAGAATTTAGAAAGATCACTATTTTAATCCTTTTCTTGATCAGAAATGATGTTTTCGAtcaaaatttagattaaatgTCAAATATTATCACCAACTTCGTTAAATATTTACAATgaaatttacatttaatttgTCAATTTATTTGATTCAGCTTTACAACGGTAGCTTTACAACGGTTGCACCATTTTTTAGGGGATTCAAACAAATTTTagattgtgtttgattttacaTAGATGAAAACTaacattaaatgaattttttgtaaaattgatttttttagtatttgaaaataaattaacgtaaaataatttatttctaaataaaatattaaatcaagtGGCCTAAAGAGTATTTTGTTTATTGATGCAGAAGTTGAAGACTCGTGTAGTGAAAAACAACTGCAACCCTGAGTGGAATGAAGAATTAACCCTTTCTATAAGGGATGTTAAAACTCCAATACATTTGGTAAGCAAACTAACTTACcattacaaataatttatttataaaattgacttCTCTAATGCAAGTTATATAGCCAATTATAGAAAATCAACCACTAAATCATATGATTATTCACAagattatgtattttattaaagtttataattaaacataatttctGGATCGAACAtattgttggaattcaattatgagtggttagtctcACATTGACcactatattggatatataaggagaatgactCATAATcctaatgccttaaggttttgggctgagatgtggtgtctaagtctcttatGAATCCTTGTTTAACCCATTCTGAATGTCGGCTCCCCCGGACTCCCCAACACATATATAGTCTTATTTTGTATCTCTAGAAAAGTTGGATTCTTACTTGTTGATGATGGCCTtacattttgtttctctctgtAGACAGTTTATGACAAAGACACTTTCTCTGTGGATGACAAAATGGGTAATGCAGATGTAGACTTGAAACCATATGTTGAATGTGTACAAATGAAGTTGTCCTCTCTCCCAAATGGTTGTGCAATTAAGAGGATTATACCAAATAGGACTAATTGCCTTGCTGAAGAGAGTAGTTGTGTTTGGAAAAATGGAAGCATTGTCCAAGAAATGATTCTAAGATTGAAAAATGTTGAGAGTGGAGAACTTGTTGTGGAAATTGAGTGGGTGGATGTTCCTGGTTGTAGAGGTCTATTAGGTATACAACTTTAAGGTGGACGTTTCATTCAACAACAATCAACAAAGTCTTATCTCGTTTGGTGGAATTTTGGATAAATCGAAATGATGTcgtaatattatattataaattatataaagtaGTGAGACTTTATATATGCTAGCTCTAGTTTTATATATGTGATGGTAAAATGTAGTGTGACTAATCCTAAATAGTGACTACTTTGTGTAATTTATCTTATGCAGTTATCTATAGAAGTTAATAAATTGACATAATATCTTCTTAGTAGTATTCAAGATTTTTACATTGTTGTTTTGTTTAAGTTAGCTTCAAGAATTATTGTTTCATATTTAGATGAGATCTTAAAGCTTTAAAACCATAATGTACAATTTGACACCTTATAATAGACTATAGATATGTCGAAAATTTATGGTCATAATTACAAACAAACTTTCAGAATAACTCAAGTAAAAGTagcaaataaaatagaaaatgtccGAAAATATCGACACACGATGTCacataactataaaaaaaaaaaaaattgaagagacAAACAACGTTGTCTACATATTAAAACCAAGATTATTTGCCCATTGAGGGGAAATTATATTACTTAGTTTTTAAACCTTATAATTTTGAGAGTAATTGATATGACATAAGCAGTAGATATATTGCTCCGTTATATATAGtcaatttagatttttgaatACTGATGTGTacaaaaaacatttattttgcctccttaaatatattttagctaTATATATTCTTCTAAAGGTTTGCATCTTTGATTTTGTTCTATCGTGACATGGTTCTTTCTTGTAGGTTTTGAAAatctatctattttaaaataagtcttaaatttaattaatgacatgtaGACATAAATTtagacatatattttttataatttttcttttcatatttgTGTGATACAACACAATCTTGCACGTGATGTTTACTATTGAAATAAGTttgattgtttaaaatttttaaaatatgattttgattttatatttttttaaatgatttttataaaattttatttaaaaataatagaaattattttagattaacttgttatcaattaaaaaaagtaattttagcattcaatgttttatatatttattattagagattttaacatgataaaataacttttttttttaaaaggtatatctcaaacataatttttatgaagaatttttcaaaataaattttcatttaaattattttttcaaaatttcagtatccaaaagaaaatatagcaaataaatgaaatacttaaaatcatattttaaaataaattatttaaaccaattttttatttaaaaatttattttcaaattatttttaaaagatgttttaagaagaaaataaaatactacaaaaataattttagaaaaaatctTAAACGTGAGTTTCATGTAGGTCAGTTTAGCAAACATAAAAAACCTCGATCTCTAACAcctcttttaaatattttttttaacacattttttttatcaagtccCTAATATTAGAtctctatcaaaataattttttttaaatcccgGCCTACTATTTCATGGGACTTAAGCAGGACTTTATAAGtccttaatattttattaattttaatattttttttcttaaaaaattttcaaaatttattatttttgaaaaaatatataaaagaaaattaaatattttttttggaaaactttaaattattttttttcaaaatattttgtgagaaattatttttttctcaaattataaaaaaattgtaaattattttttattgaaaaaatcaaaatttttttatcgataaaaaaatcaacaaaattatttctaaaaaaaaattgtcaaatttttttttgaaagagtgGACCTATAAGCCACTATGTCTACAAAATTTTAGggattttttttagtattaaagACTTTCTTTTtaggaatttttttaattatgaaatttttttgccCATCCAACATGCGTCCATCTAAAACTAGACGAAGAATGccactataatattttaaattatagatATAAAGTATTCACTACGTATTTATTCTTTAGTACTCAAGAGATAGACTCAACTTCTTTCTTTGgcaaaatatttctcattattttaaattcataCAAAGGATAGGTGCTCGTGCCCATTAGACAAAAttgaattatgaatttaaaaCCGAATCTAAATTGATTCTAAATTTGTAGTTAAAGCAAGTTATAGTTCAAAGTTTAGTTATAGTTcgattttactttttaaaaaccaatttgattaacaaattgtttttgtaattaaatactATTAGGTTCTCAATTTTATACTGATTCCATTAAAAAACATTTGATTcaattaaaaaacatttaagATCGATTCTCTTGTGGTTGGattctttagtttttttaacaCTTCTATTCAATTGTTGTAGTTGGTTATTTTGTAATGGGTTTGAATATTTCAATGTACATTATCTAATTAGTCAAATATTTGCttgtagaaaaataaaaatagaacaaatGCAAATATATCACACTTAAAATAGTTACTAataatttgtcaaaaatatattaacaaacTAAATTTCAAATACATGATTTTGTCTTGATTATCACATAAGTCGATACACACCAAAATTTATTGAGACATCAAAATAGTTTGATGGAGGAGGTTGATTGACACTAACAATTTCCTCCTCCTCTTAACTAATTACTAAGTATTATTAGTTTGTGAATTGAATACCATAAAATCTATACGATTATTGATTCATAATAGAATCACATGAGATATTTTcattaaatagaaaatttatttatttgaatatttaagatGATTATTTTGATAGTCTTATTCTTATATCGGACTTAGACTTAGATTATGCTTTAACTAAGTTTCCATCAAGATCTTTAACAATATTAAGGATAAATTGTTGGTATTTCTTTGGAGGTGGGGTATCATAATTGAGCTTCTCGTATTCTATTCTCAACTTGAAAATTCCATTCTCAACCACTACGATGGCCTTGTAGTTTTTGAACGAATCCAACACATTCCCTCCAACCGCAACATAAGTTATAGTCTTGTTCACTTCATCCACTTCAATCCTTTCCTTGAATATC
The genomic region above belongs to Cicer arietinum cultivar CDC Frontier isolate Library 1 chromosome 4, Cicar.CDCFrontier_v2.0, whole genome shotgun sequence and contains:
- the LOC101497615 gene encoding protein C2-DOMAIN ABA-RELATED 9-like encodes the protein MDNNILGLLKLRIKRGIDLAIRDTNSSDPYVVVNMGEQKLKTRVVKNNCNPEWNEELTLSIRDVKTPIHLTVYDKDTFSVDDKMGNADVDLKPYVECVQMKLSSLPNGCAIKRIIPNRTNCLAEESSCVWKNGSIVQEMILRLKNVESGELVVEIEWVDVPGCRGLLGIQL
- the LOC101497947 gene encoding MLP-like protein 328, with product MAQVCFLEASMQLKSCPKKFYNFLKSQSQDIPKKAESENVHGVEIHKGDWETPGSVKIWKYTIEGKEEIFKERIEVDEVNKTITYVAVGGNVLDSFKNYKAIVVVENGIFKLRIEYEKLNYDTPPPKKYQQFILNIVKDLDGNLVKA